One genomic segment of Rivularia sp. PCC 7116 includes these proteins:
- a CDS encoding NUDIX hydrolase translates to MTYRNPAPTVDIIIELIDRPHRPIVLIERHHEPFGWAIPGGFVDYGEAVETAARREALEEIDLEVELVEQFHVYSDPKRDARKHTISIVFIATAKGEPKAGDDAKNAAIFESWNVPDNLCFDHSEILRDYWRYRNYGIRPRI, encoded by the coding sequence ATGACCTACCGAAATCCCGCTCCGACAGTAGATATCATCATCGAATTAATTGACAGACCACATCGACCAATAGTATTAATCGAACGTCATCACGAACCTTTCGGTTGGGCTATTCCCGGCGGTTTTGTTGATTACGGTGAAGCTGTAGAAACTGCTGCGAGAAGGGAAGCTTTGGAAGAAATTGATTTGGAAGTCGAGTTAGTAGAACAATTTCATGTTTATTCCGATCCCAAACGGGATGCACGCAAACATACGATAAGTATTGTATTTATTGCAACTGCTAAGGGAGAGCCGAAAGCAGGTGATGATGCTAAAAATGCAGCAATTTTTGAATCTTGGAATGTGCCAGATAATTTATGTTTTGACCACTCGGAGATTTTGCGAGATTATTGGCGATATCGGAATTATGGGATAAGACCAAGAATTTAA
- the malQ gene encoding 4-alpha-glucanotransferase: MPFPRSSGILLHPTSFPSRFGIGDLGHEAYRFIDFLKDGYQQYWQILPLGPTGFGNSPYMCYSALAGNPLLISPDKLRDAGLLSDDDFNNLPEFPLDNVDYHQVESTKIPLLKKACSNFKANHNKEQLQAFEEFCYSKAYWLDDYTLFMALKDSTGGASWNSWDKDIAKRKPRAIEKAKKELESEVFYHKFLQFQFYSQWSELRKYANESGVEIIGDIPIYVAHDSADVWGNPENFCLDKDTGEAALMAGVPPDYFSATGQLWGNPVYDWKQLEKQKFKWWVHRFEAMLDYVDIIRIDHFRGFESYWAVPLGEETAVNGKWIEAPGNKLFETIKKQLGSLPVLAEDLGTITPEVEALRDKFEFPGMKVLQFAFGGDAGNPYLPFNVQENNCVIYTGTHDNDTTVGWYEKANDDEKRNLNFYLGSISPDGVHWDLIRLAMGSVANVAIFPLQDILGLGSNARMNIPSLGEGNWEWRYRTEAMNSELSQRMKDFVQFFGRAPIS; encoded by the coding sequence ATGCCTTTTCCTAGAAGTAGCGGTATTTTGCTTCATCCTACAAGTTTCCCCAGTCGCTTTGGTATTGGCGATTTGGGGCATGAAGCTTACCGTTTTATTGATTTTCTTAAAGATGGTTATCAGCAGTATTGGCAAATTCTACCTTTAGGTCCTACTGGTTTTGGTAATTCTCCTTATATGTGCTATTCAGCTTTAGCGGGCAATCCGCTGTTGATTAGCCCGGATAAGTTGCGGGATGCAGGTTTACTCAGCGATGATGATTTTAACAATCTACCTGAGTTCCCTTTGGATAACGTTGATTATCACCAAGTAGAATCTACCAAAATTCCTTTGTTGAAAAAAGCTTGTTCTAATTTTAAAGCTAATCATAACAAGGAGCAGTTACAGGCTTTTGAGGAATTTTGCTATTCAAAAGCTTATTGGCTGGATGATTATACTTTATTTATGGCGCTTAAGGATAGTACCGGAGGTGCTAGTTGGAATAGCTGGGATAAGGATATTGCCAAGCGCAAACCGAGAGCGATAGAAAAGGCAAAGAAAGAATTAGAAAGTGAAGTTTTTTATCACAAGTTTCTGCAATTCCAATTTTATAGTCAGTGGTCGGAATTAAGAAAATACGCCAATGAATCGGGTGTGGAAATTATTGGCGACATTCCGATTTATGTAGCTCACGATAGCGCCGATGTTTGGGGAAATCCAGAAAATTTTTGCTTGGATAAAGATACTGGAGAAGCTGCGTTAATGGCTGGGGTACCACCAGATTACTTTAGCGCTACCGGTCAATTGTGGGGTAATCCGGTTTACGATTGGAAGCAGTTGGAAAAGCAAAAGTTTAAGTGGTGGGTGCATCGTTTTGAGGCGATGCTCGATTATGTTGATATTATTCGTATCGACCATTTTCGAGGATTTGAATCTTACTGGGCTGTACCTTTAGGTGAAGAAACTGCCGTGAATGGTAAGTGGATAGAAGCACCTGGAAATAAGTTGTTTGAAACTATTAAAAAGCAACTTGGTAGTTTACCCGTATTAGCGGAAGATTTGGGAACTATCACCCCAGAAGTTGAAGCTTTACGGGATAAGTTTGAGTTTCCCGGTATGAAGGTTTTGCAGTTCGCTTTTGGTGGAGATGCTGGCAATCCTTATTTACCTTTTAACGTTCAAGAAAATAATTGTGTAATTTACACCGGAACTCATGATAACGACACTACCGTAGGTTGGTATGAAAAAGCCAACGATGATGAGAAACGTAACTTAAATTTCTATTTAGGTTCTATAAGCCCCGACGGAGTGCATTGGGATCTGATTCGTTTAGCAATGGGTTCGGTTGCTAACGTCGCGATTTTCCCCCTACAGGATATTTTGGGATTGGGTTCTAATGCGAGAATGAATATTCCCTCGTTAGGTGAAGGTAATTGGGAATGGAGATATCGAACTGAAGCGATGAATTCCGAATTATCTCAACGGATGAAGGATTTTGTTCAATTCTTTGGAAGAGCGCCAATCAGTTAA
- a CDS encoding RodZ domain-containing protein, whose translation MIQLAQGAKKKMKWFRRNVEEKVTPATSIEEQRADKLAQMGAQLSATRQQYGFSIEDVVNYTKIPRKLVQGIEEAKLDDLPEPVYIQGLIRQYADALGYKGSEFASTFPIGTSRVVLKPVWKNSSFFRLRPFHFYLLYVLITVGSVSGLSNWLNGATMIANETKPSVKPDNLANLADGNKPTPGKPGSETQTNTFSRNQKEVEVGVTLKEESWIQVIADGKITYQGTLKEGSKRTWKAQKELTVKAGNAGGVLVSVNQQEAKKMGQPGKVEQLRVALSQ comes from the coding sequence ATGATTCAGCTGGCTCAAGGAGCAAAGAAAAAGATGAAGTGGTTTAGAAGAAATGTTGAAGAAAAAGTGACTCCGGCAACTTCTATAGAGGAACAAAGAGCCGACAAATTAGCACAAATGGGCGCACAACTGAGCGCTACACGTCAGCAATACGGCTTTTCGATTGAGGATGTGGTCAACTACACCAAAATCCCTCGAAAATTAGTTCAAGGTATAGAAGAAGCCAAATTGGATGATTTGCCAGAGCCAGTTTATATTCAGGGTTTAATTAGGCAGTATGCTGATGCACTAGGCTACAAGGGATCTGAATTTGCCAGTACATTTCCTATAGGTACGAGTCGAGTAGTTCTCAAACCTGTTTGGAAAAATTCCTCATTCTTTAGACTGCGTCCCTTTCATTTTTATTTGTTATACGTATTAATAACTGTAGGTTCGGTGAGCGGTTTATCAAACTGGCTCAATGGCGCAACAATGATTGCCAATGAAACTAAACCTTCTGTTAAACCAGATAATTTAGCTAATTTAGCTGATGGCAACAAGCCTACTCCAGGTAAACCGGGATCGGAAACTCAAACTAACACCTTTTCCAGAAATCAAAAAGAAGTTGAAGTTGGAGTCACCTTAAAAGAAGAATCTTGGATTCAGGTAATAGCCGACGGCAAAATAACTTATCAAGGAACCTTAAAAGAAGGAAGCAAGCGTACTTGGAAAGCACAAAAAGAGCTTACTGTCAAGGCTGGAAACGCTGGAGGAGTTTTAGTTAGCGTTAATCAGCAGGAAGCTAAAAAAATGGGTCAACCAGGAAAAGTTGAACAACTCCGAGTCGCGCTTAGTCAGTGA
- a CDS encoding pseudouridine synthase, translating to MGVRLQKIISQWGIASRRQAEEMIKLERVRVNGVLAHLGQKVNPETDTITVDGKNISAKKRPISTYLLINKPPGVVSTCYDPQARATVLDLLPKDLRSGKGIHPVGRLDADSTGALILTNDGDLTFKLTHPRHNIKKTYRVLVKGHPPEETLQMWREGVFLDNRKTRTASLQLIEKIAGNSCLEIVLMEGRNRQIRRIAEQLGYPVIQLHRTAIGSIKLQRPGEKYLSEGTYRHLTNKEITYLNKQLQEIPINDSAGSRSKEKDEVV from the coding sequence ATGGGGGTTCGGTTACAAAAAATTATTTCACAATGGGGAATTGCCTCACGTCGTCAAGCGGAAGAAATGATTAAGCTTGAAAGGGTGAGGGTCAATGGTGTATTGGCACACTTAGGACAGAAAGTAAATCCTGAAACAGACACTATTACAGTTGACGGAAAAAACATTTCTGCAAAAAAGCGCCCAATTTCTACCTATTTGTTAATTAATAAACCCCCAGGAGTCGTTTCCACATGTTACGATCCTCAAGCAAGAGCAACCGTATTAGATTTACTACCAAAGGACTTGCGCTCCGGTAAGGGTATTCACCCAGTTGGTCGTTTAGATGCGGACTCTACGGGAGCATTGATATTAACAAATGACGGGGATCTGACATTTAAGCTGACTCATCCCCGTCACAACATCAAGAAGACTTATCGCGTTTTAGTGAAAGGGCATCCACCAGAAGAAACGTTGCAGATGTGGCGTGAGGGTGTTTTTTTAGACAATAGAAAAACGCGGACTGCTTCATTGCAATTAATAGAAAAAATAGCCGGAAATAGTTGTTTAGAGATAGTTCTGATGGAGGGAAGAAACCGCCAAATCAGGCGTATAGCCGAACAATTAGGTTATCCGGTAATTCAGCTCCATCGTACCGCAATTGGTTCGATCAAACTACAGCGACCAGGGGAGAAATATTTATCAGAAGGTACTTATCGTCACCTTACAAATAAAGAAATTACTTATTTAAACAAACAATTACAGGAAATTCCTATTAATGATTCAGCTGGCTCAAGGAGCAAAGAAAAAGATGAAGTGGTTTAG
- a CDS encoding DUF2993 domain-containing protein: MLKKKKFKLVTNVLTAAIKLWLRTQVSHIGQLKLDIQAGDRQLLSGCIPSVSIVAENAIYQGLHLSFVDLIAKNISINVGSVLKGQQLQLLEKVPVIGELSQLQEDLSASLSSTLLSTALNDILFKFLPDYSANSKSICWDRVEIQQNQLVISATIHQENNSQPLDICIGLNLLSPHELLVAPILVTSNTKTLLESSDGEYCNLGSDVEIQDLKLLPGKVIFRGMINVNP, from the coding sequence ATGCTGAAAAAAAAGAAGTTTAAACTAGTTACAAATGTCTTAACAGCCGCAATTAAATTGTGGTTAAGAACACAAGTTAGTCATATTGGGCAACTTAAACTTGATATCCAAGCTGGCGATCGCCAGCTTTTGTCTGGGTGCATACCCAGCGTATCAATTGTTGCAGAAAATGCTATTTATCAAGGTCTTCATTTATCATTTGTCGATTTAATCGCCAAAAATATTAGCATTAATGTTGGTTCTGTTCTCAAAGGACAACAACTCCAATTGTTGGAAAAAGTACCAGTAATTGGCGAATTAAGCCAACTGCAAGAAGATTTATCAGCTTCTTTGTCTAGTACATTATTATCAACCGCTTTAAACGATATCCTGTTTAAATTTTTACCAGACTACAGTGCAAATTCCAAATCAATTTGTTGGGATCGAGTCGAAATCCAACAGAATCAACTTGTAATAAGTGCGACTATCCACCAGGAAAATAATTCTCAACCTTTAGATATTTGTATAGGCTTAAATTTACTAAGCCCCCATGAATTACTTGTTGCACCCATTTTGGTTACAAGCAATACAAAAACTCTACTAGAAAGTAGTGATGGTGAGTATTGTAACTTGGGGTCTGATGTGGAAATTCAAGACCTAAAGTTGCTGCCTGGAAAAGTTATTTTCCGAGGAATGATTAATGTGAATCCATAA
- a CDS encoding phosphatidate cytidylyltransferase: MSLPRILSGIIAIALALGGTMLGGWYFTFFYVIIIFLGQREYFNLVRAKGIAPAAKITMVVSQVLLAICTFDSSLADAVMPLAGTFICFYLLFQPKMASIADISASILGLFYTGYLPSYWVRLRAIDTVNFSNLPLGGYLPASMSAFIGRENFSALPLGLRATLLTFTCIWAADIGAYFVGKYFGKTPLSGISPKKTVEGAIFGISASVLVGVAVAYYISLPDFYLTGAALGSLIGIASLLGDLTESMLKRDAGVKDSGDLIPGHGGILDRTDSYIFTAPLVYYFVTLLLPLLN; encoded by the coding sequence ATGTCTTTGCCTCGGATTTTAAGTGGAATTATAGCGATCGCCTTAGCTTTGGGTGGCACCATGCTCGGAGGCTGGTATTTTACATTTTTCTATGTAATCATTATCTTTCTAGGGCAACGAGAATATTTTAATTTAGTACGAGCCAAAGGCATAGCTCCGGCAGCCAAAATTACAATGGTTGTCTCTCAAGTATTGCTAGCAATTTGTACCTTCGATAGCAGCTTAGCCGACGCTGTCATGCCTTTAGCCGGGACATTTATTTGCTTTTACCTATTATTTCAGCCAAAAATGGCATCAATAGCCGATATTTCCGCTTCAATTCTCGGCTTGTTTTACACCGGATATTTACCAAGCTACTGGGTAAGATTGCGAGCGATAGATACTGTCAATTTCAGTAATTTACCTTTAGGAGGTTACTTACCAGCTTCGATGAGTGCATTTATCGGTAGAGAAAACTTTTCTGCTTTACCTTTAGGTTTGCGCGCAACCTTACTTACTTTTACATGTATATGGGCTGCGGATATCGGGGCTTATTTTGTCGGTAAATATTTTGGCAAAACACCTTTATCCGGTATTAGTCCTAAGAAAACTGTTGAGGGAGCAATTTTTGGTATTTCCGCCAGCGTTTTAGTTGGAGTGGCAGTTGCTTACTACATTAGCTTACCGGATTTTTATCTTACAGGTGCAGCATTAGGTTCCTTAATCGGTATCGCCAGTCTTTTAGGAGACTTAACCGAATCAATGCTCAAACGCGATGCAGGAGTTAAAGATTCTGGCGATTTAATCCCTGGGCACGGAGGCATTCTCGACCGTACCGACAGCTATATATTTACCGCTCCCCTAGTTTATTACTTTGTCACCCTCCTATTGCCATTGCTTAACTAA
- the cbiT gene encoding precorrin-6Y C5,15-methyltransferase subunit CbiT, whose product MTNKLWPYITPGIPDELFERLPGIPLSKREIRLLLISQLRLQPKDVLWDIGAGTGTIPIEVGLLCPQGRIIAVERDEEVANLIRHNCQRFEVNNVEVIEGSAPECLHHLKDTPQRVCIEGGRFVSEILQTVWKYLPPSGRVVATAANLESLYAVSQSFATLQARNVEVVQSAVNRLETRGFSQTFTAVNPIFILSGEKFD is encoded by the coding sequence ATGACTAATAAATTGTGGCCTTACATCACTCCTGGAATTCCAGATGAACTATTCGAGCGTTTACCGGGAATTCCCTTGAGTAAGCGAGAAATCCGATTATTGCTAATTTCTCAACTGCGACTGCAACCCAAAGATGTACTATGGGATATTGGTGCGGGTACCGGCACAATTCCCATTGAAGTCGGATTACTATGTCCCCAAGGAAGAATTATAGCTGTAGAAAGAGACGAAGAAGTTGCCAACCTAATTCGTCATAACTGCCAGCGGTTTGAAGTCAACAACGTCGAAGTCATTGAAGGTAGCGCACCTGAATGCTTGCATCATCTTAAAGATACACCCCAAAGGGTTTGTATTGAAGGAGGACGTTTTGTCAGCGAAATTTTACAAACTGTTTGGAAGTACTTACCTCCATCAGGTCGTGTAGTCGCAACAGCTGCTAATCTAGAAAGTCTGTATGCTGTTTCTCAAAGCTTTGCGACTTTACAAGCTAGAAACGTTGAAGTTGTTCAATCTGCTGTTAATCGTCTCGAAACGCGAGGATTTAGTCAAACCTTTACAGCAGTCAACCCAATTTTTATTCTTAGTGGCGAAAAGTTCGATTGA
- a CDS encoding serine/threonine-protein kinase, with the protein MIGELLNNRYEVVSQFGKNTRRRTFKARDVNTGELVVVKLLAFNSDFEWDDLKLFEREARTLKNLSHPSIPGYVDYFEVDKPISGFALVQTYIPTQTLEQYIKSGRIFTESEVKQIATKVLDILIYLHSLSPTVIHRDIKPSNILLANRSGNHVGDLHLIDFGSVQNAVAKEFGTRTIVGTYGYMPLEQFGDRTVPASDIYSLGATLIYLLTGTHPADLPHKNGCIQFEDITSVSPEFTQWLKAVTEPTLETRIKSASQALAELQQPLDSNSVSNPFAKLIRGDWYWDGKNWIPKNQQLLASNFHRKFNPNKIKLTKPSGSKVTLDKSKDNLQILIPPIGFHSSLVFFGLFTVAWNSLTLLWTVGAISSGVFPLNLLFALLSLPFWGSGFFLIYSFVFSWFGKVRLCLSKERITKFYEILGFHFQRPSASNKKDIKKLIYIPRHFVKNDSGERTEVFAELIISTGVRKYKLQDGGAISSESELEWLASELSDWLNLPVTLE; encoded by the coding sequence ATGATTGGTGAATTATTGAATAATCGCTATGAAGTAGTTTCTCAATTTGGAAAAAACACCCGACGAAGAACTTTTAAAGCCCGCGATGTAAACACCGGGGAACTAGTTGTCGTTAAGTTACTTGCTTTTAATAGCGATTTTGAATGGGATGACCTCAAATTATTTGAACGAGAAGCTCGAACGTTAAAAAATTTATCACATCCATCTATTCCGGGCTATGTAGATTATTTTGAAGTTGATAAGCCAATCTCCGGGTTTGCTTTAGTACAAACTTATATCCCCACACAAACTTTAGAACAATATATAAAATCGGGGCGTATTTTTACCGAATCAGAAGTAAAACAAATAGCTACAAAAGTTTTAGATATTCTAATTTATTTACATTCTCTTTCCCCGACGGTAATTCATCGCGATATCAAGCCTAGTAATATTTTGTTGGCAAATAGATCGGGGAATCACGTCGGAGATTTGCATTTAATTGATTTCGGTTCCGTACAAAATGCTGTTGCGAAAGAATTTGGTACCCGTACTATTGTCGGAACTTACGGTTATATGCCTCTCGAACAATTCGGCGATCGCACGGTACCAGCTTCGGATATTTATAGTTTGGGTGCGACGTTGATTTATCTATTGACGGGAACCCATCCAGCAGATTTACCTCACAAAAATGGCTGCATTCAGTTTGAGGATATTACAAGTGTAAGTCCTGAATTTACTCAATGGTTGAAAGCTGTTACCGAACCGACTTTAGAAACTCGGATAAAATCTGCTTCTCAAGCATTGGCAGAATTACAACAGCCATTAGATAGCAATTCTGTCTCGAATCCTTTTGCAAAACTTATTCGAGGTGATTGGTATTGGGATGGTAAAAATTGGATTCCTAAGAATCAGCAGCTATTAGCAAGCAATTTTCACCGTAAATTTAATCCTAATAAAATTAAACTAACTAAGCCATCTGGAAGCAAAGTTACTCTCGATAAAAGTAAAGATAATTTACAAATACTAATTCCACCAATTGGCTTTCACTCATCGTTGGTATTCTTCGGCTTATTTACAGTTGCTTGGAATTCACTGACTCTGTTGTGGACTGTTGGTGCTATAAGCAGCGGCGTTTTCCCTCTCAATTTATTATTTGCCCTTCTTTCTCTACCTTTTTGGGGTTCTGGTTTCTTTTTAATTTACAGTTTTGTATTTTCTTGGTTTGGAAAAGTGCGATTGTGTTTGAGTAAAGAGCGGATTACTAAATTTTATGAGATATTAGGATTCCATTTTCAACGCCCCAGTGCATCTAATAAAAAAGATATTAAAAAACTGATTTATATTCCCAGACATTTTGTTAAAAACGATTCCGGTGAAAGAACAGAAGTTTTTGCTGAGTTGATTATTAGTACCGGTGTACGTAAATACAAGCTTCAAGATGGCGGCGCAATTTCTTCCGAATCCGAACTTGAATGGCTGGCTTCGGAGTTAAGCGATTGGTTGAATTTACCAGTCACTTTGGAATAG
- a CDS encoding alpha/beta hydrolase — translation MLKKLSSKPFLIIAIFSLLAAVIIYWQYEGDRTIAEVGSKANYQLSRNLVYHKVNDSQLKLDLYQNKNPGLHPTLIVIHGGGWINQSKEGLKPFFEPYLNWGFSVVNINYRLASTALAPAAVQDARCALHWVVNNAEKYNFDKSKIITSGFSAGGHLSLTTGMIPPQAGFDNQCPSNKKNKLAAIVNWSGITDVEDLIKGKNEKYYAVEWLGNQINDSKIELAKNVSPINYVRADLPPILTIHGDKDTFVPYTHAVRLHQKLDLAGVSNQLYSLKEVAHGGFNKKQKQQIYATIKEFLIKHQLFPSR, via the coding sequence ATGTTAAAAAAACTTTCTTCTAAACCTTTCCTAATCATTGCTATATTTTCACTATTAGCAGCAGTAATTATATATTGGCAATATGAAGGCGATCGCACGATTGCGGAGGTTGGCAGTAAAGCAAATTATCAACTGTCTCGCAATCTTGTTTATCACAAAGTTAATGACTCTCAACTCAAACTCGACCTTTATCAAAACAAAAATCCTGGTTTACATCCAACACTGATAGTTATTCATGGAGGAGGTTGGATTAACCAATCTAAAGAAGGACTAAAACCTTTTTTTGAACCTTATTTAAATTGGGGTTTTTCTGTAGTTAATATTAATTATAGATTGGCAAGTACTGCTCTGGCTCCAGCAGCAGTACAAGATGCTCGCTGTGCTTTGCATTGGGTAGTTAATAATGCAGAAAAATACAATTTTGATAAAAGCAAAATTATCACAAGTGGATTTTCTGCTGGGGGACATTTATCTTTAACTACGGGAATGATACCTCCCCAAGCAGGATTTGATAACCAATGTCCCAGTAACAAAAAAAATAAACTTGCTGCAATTGTAAATTGGTCTGGAATTACTGATGTAGAGGATTTAATTAAAGGGAAGAACGAGAAGTATTATGCAGTTGAATGGTTGGGTAATCAAATAAACGATTCTAAAATTGAATTAGCTAAAAATGTTTCTCCGATTAATTACGTTCGTGCCGATTTACCGCCAATTTTAACTATACATGGCGATAAAGATACTTTTGTACCTTATACTCACGCCGTTAGATTGCATCAAAAACTCGATTTAGCTGGCGTTTCAAATCAACTATATAGCCTCAAAGAAGTCGCTCATGGTGGGTTTAATAAAAAACAAAAACAGCAAATTTACGCCACTATCAAAGAGTTTCTAATAAAGCACCAATTATTTCCTTCACGGTAG
- a CDS encoding TatA/E family twin arginine-targeting protein translocase — MFGLGFPEMAVIVVVAILIFGPKKIPELGSALGKTLRGFKDELKDGEHEADGENDQERR, encoded by the coding sequence ATGTTTGGATTGGGTTTCCCGGAAATGGCTGTAATTGTTGTTGTGGCGATTTTGATTTTTGGACCTAAAAAAATTCCTGAGTTAGGCAGCGCTTTAGGAAAAACTTTAAGGGGTTTTAAGGACGAATTGAAAGACGGCGAGCATGAAGCCGATGGCGAAAACGACCAAGAAAGACGATAA